From the Nostoc sp. PCC 7107 genome, the window ATTGACATATTCATCAGTTGTCTTCAGACAACTTAAGCTATGAGCCTGGGGTTTATAACCCTAGGCGGATGATTATGCTTCTCCATTAAAACGTTGATTCACAACCTTATGTTGTTGGTTCACAACATTACGCCGTTAGTTCACAACCTTATGTTGTTGGTTCACAACCTTAAGCCGTTGATTCACAACCTTACAATATTCATTCAAAACATTACAACTTTGGTTCAAAACATGACAATGTTGGTGCAGAACATTACAACTTTGGTTCAAAACATAACAACGTTGGTTCAAAACATGACAACATTTGTGTAAATGCTTATATATTCGCAACCACAACTTAAACAAAACTTATAACCAAATCACAATAAACTAGGATGAAAATCAAGAAATTCAATCTCTCAAACTCTTCTCCTCAGCGCCTCCGCGTGAAATAAAAAATTGCATCATACATCTCTTCAGCGTACTCTTCACCCGTTGCCTCGAAAATAGCTTGAAACTGACTTTCGCCTAACTGCTGGAGTATACGGGCTAAAGCATCGATAACATAACCAATCCAATCTTGATTATTTTCTAAGCCAATAGCGAAAAGCCGAATGTAAATTGGCAAAGCCTCAGCGTAATTTTCTTGAGCTTCTAAAACCCTTGCCCACTTACCCAATGTTTGTGAAGCCTTACGCCAATCGCGGAATTGCTCATAAATTTCCCAGGCTTTTTGATAATAGTTAATTGCCACATCAAACTGCCGTTGCTCTTCGGCTATCATGCCCAGTTGGTGATAGTCACCAGCAGCACTGTAAAAATCCCCGGCATCTTCGTTTATCTTCAGCGCCTTGTTGTAGTAATCAACAGCCACATCAAACTGCCTCTGCTCTTGGGCTACCATGCCCAGTTGGTGATATTCTCTAGCAGCACTGTACAAATCCCCGGCATCTTCTTTTATCTTCAGCGCCTTGTTGTAGTAATCAACAGCCACATCAAACTGCCGTTGCTCTTGGGCTACTATGCCCAGGTGGTGATATTCTCTAGCAGCACTGTACAAATCCCCAGCATCTTCTTTTATCTTCAGCGCCTTGTTGTAGTAATCAACAGCCACATCAAACTGCCGTTGCTCTTGGGCTACCATGCCCAGTTGGTGATAGACAGTTGCAGCAGAGTAGAAATCCCCTGCATCTTCTTTTATCTTCAGCGCCTTTTTGTAGTAATCAACAGCCACATCAAACTGCCGTTGCTTATAGGCGATATTGCCCAGTTGGTGATAGTCAGTTGCAGCAGAGTAGAAATCCCCTGCATCTTCTTTTATCTTCAGCGCCTTTTTGTAGTAATCAACAGCCACATCAAACTGCCGTTGCTTTTCGGCTACCGCGCCCAGTTGGTGATAGACAGTTGCAGCATAGTAGAAATTCCCTGCATCTTCATATATCTTCAGCGTCTTTTTGTAGTAATCAACAGCCACATCAAACTGCCGTTGCTCTTGGGCTACTATGCCCAGCTGGTGATACTCACGCGCAGCCGAGTAGAAATCCCCTGCATCTTCAAAAATCTTCAGCGCCTTTTTGTAGTAATCAACAGCCACATCAAACTGCCGTTGCTCTTGGGCTACTATGCCCAGTTGGTAATAAGCAACAGCAATTCTGTCATTCACTGAAGGGTCATTTAAAGCTATCAATTCATCTAAAATTTCTTGATGAACTTTTCCCGCCCCTTCTAAATCACCACTTAGCCGCGCTTCAATAGCTTCGTTACCCCGCAAATAAATCCAGAAATCAAAAGCATCTTTACCCTTTGGTTTTGCATCTGCCAAGTGAATGCCAATTTGCTTCAGCGCCCGTTGTTGCAGTGACTTAAATTCGGGTTTGCGCCCGATGCGCTCATACACTTCTCCCAAGGTTTGCAGAATTTCCTGTGCATAAGCCCATTCTTGTTGCTGTTCGGCAAGGCGCAGGTTTTGCAACAGGTTTGGTTCTTCGACTCGCAGCATAAAGGTTGCCAGTTCAGCATTGCTGATGAGTTTCTCGCCGTAGTTATCCGCTAAATAAGCGTAGAAAATCAGCAACTTTTTTTCGAGTTTGTTAATCACCTCTTGGGAAGCCATTGTGTTTAACTGCTGACGCAAATACCAGGGTAGTGCTGGGTGAATTTTGTAGATAGTCTCACCAAATAAATATTCCAAAATACCTGCGGCGGCAGCTTCATTGAGAATTCTTAGCCAATCTGGTTTTTGCAAGTTCTCCCCAAACACGGCTTGATAAGCTTGCCCAAATTCATTATCAGGACTTGCTGAAAACAGAGGCAGCCAATCTGCATTAACCCGTTCCGAAAACAGCGCCAAAAATGGTAAATGTCGTCGTGTACGTTCTGACAATTTAGCAAAGGAATAATCCAACGACACAGTAAGAGATTTTTCTCTCCCTTCTTCCTCTTGTCCCCTAAAAGTATCCAACCCCCGCCGCAGCGCCTCAATTAACTGCACAGGTGTCTGTGTCTTTAAATGCGGTAACACCACCCGCAAAGACAACGGATGTCCCCCCAATAATTTCAACAATTCCAAATACTCTGCTGGTAGGTTCTTTCTCTCCACACCCACCGTTTGCAAAATCTTCGCGGCTAACTCTTGGGCATCCGCTTGAGACAACCCCCGCAAGTTGATTAAACTATACCCACAATCCAACCAAGCTTCTTCGCCGCGACTGGTAATTAATACCCAAGATTTACCACCCCGCAATTCTTTAAGAAACCGCTTCAGCTTGTTTCTTTCTTCCCCACTCAATAATGGTTCATTCCCCGTAGGGAAACCGTTGACAGGTTCAAAGTTATCCCAAATCAACAAGCAAGGATTAGTTTGCAGATATTGCCGCACCACATCCTCTTGCTTATCTGGCATCATTTGGGAAAATCTCTCACCTCCTAACGCCCTACCAATTTGGTTAATTACCTGACTCAACCCCGCACCCTGTTCAAAGGAGGTGAAGAACATACCGCCTGTACGTCCTTGAGTGTCATTTAACCACCGGGTGAAACCTGCGGCTAACTCAGTTTTACCAACGCCGCCCATTCCCTGCACCAAAACCAGATGATTTTGCCGAAATGCTCTCTCTAAACGCAAAATCTCATAATCCCGCCCAATAAAACCATAAGCACTTTCATCGGGTAAACCTACAGCTTTGCTGCTTTCTGGAGTGTTGTCTGTTTGCGCCATCAAATCAGCAAAACTCGGTGCTGTCTTCTTAGGAACAAAAGGCGTATAGGGTTCCTGCTGATACAACACCGGCACAAGCCAATCTTGTAAAGCTAAATTTCCTTTGGGACTGGGGCGCATTTTGTCAATAGACATGGACTTACGCCCTGCTGCAACTGCTGTGGCGATACACTCTCCCCTGACTAATTCCCCATACAACCGCCCAATAAAGTGTTCTGCACCTTTGGCGTAAACTGAATACGCCATTGCTACCACACCCTTAGCCCCCAATTTCACCAACTGTCCCGCCACAGAAGAAAAGGCTTCTTCCCCTACTTGTCCAGACTTGCAAGCATTCAGTACAAAAATCGGCACACGACAATCTGTTAAATATTGGGCAATTTCTCTAGCGCTGACAGCTTGCTCATTTCCCTGTTCATCCTCAAAGACTAAAACTCCCTGTGTCTCGCTGTCAAAATTCCCATGTCCATCAAAATGGACGATATGATAAAAACCCTTATTCGCTTGCAGTTCTGCTTCAAATGCTTTCAAGCTAGGGGGACGCAATACCTTAAGATTGACTCGCTGTCGTATTGGTTGCAGCGCCGCCAGCAGTGGACGGGCAATGGTTTTAAACCCAATATCTTGCTGATCGTAAGGACGGGCAATAACTAGTAAAATATTCAGTTGGTCATCGGGCATTGCTGGCAATGGTGCTTTTACGCCCTGACTGCTGAGACTGCGATACATCCCCGCCAGTGAAGGTGCAAGAAATTGATAATCGTGGGAATATAGCAATTCCCAAGGCAAATTCAGCACGTTGGCGTTATCAGAAATGATGCCCAGTTCACAGTTATCTAGCCCTTCTCGTGTCGCTTCCTGAAAAAACTCTCTTCCTTTGTCTGTACTGCGAAATACTAGCTCAAATAGCTGTTGTCCCCAATGCTGTAATTTTTGTTCAATTTTTACAGCGTTATCTGGAAAAATACCGTAAGGAAACTTGAGATAATCTTCTAAATACCAGCGCAACTCGGCTGCGTTTTCTTCATCGAAGGGTTGCTGGAAGGCGACTTCTGACGCAAAACGAGGACTTTCATATCCGCGTTGCCAAGAAAGTTGGATTTTGTCGTCTTGATGCGTAATCCGCAACCAATTTTGCGCCATAACGAACTCTACCACTGGTTAGTTAATCTGATGGTAACTTAACTCAGTAATTCACGTAGAGGTCGGTTGATTACGTAAAATCGATACTATTTTGATGGTCTGTTGCCAAGCTTTTCTGGCATCAATAAATTTGATGATACTGCGCTGCGATCGCCTATCAATTTTCATTGGGGGAAGTTAAACAACTCAACTTCCCCCAGGCTTGTACAACGATAAATTGAGCAGCTTTTACTCCCGATAGTTAGCATCTAACCAACAGCGCGGTAAACTTTCACCGGAAGGAAAAACGAGATTTTCTTTTGAAAAAGAATCGTTATCTTGTTCTTCTTGACCTGTTTGGTCTTTTCCATGCACGATATTCACATTCGGGTCGATTAATTCCTGAATATCAGTAATTTTTACTAAATCGCTAGTATCTTTGATTTGTAAGAACATAATTGACCTCCGTAATTAGATTAGTTCAAAATTATTTACCAGAAGCTTCCACTAGTTTCTTAAAGTGCATATATGCTTGTTCTGGTGTCAGCAGTTGGTATTCTTATTGCCTGCTATCAGGAAGATGATGCACTATAAAGCTAGGTATGAGATTTAACTTTAAGACCTTTTTTCCTAGTTGATCGGCTGTTTCCGCCAGAGTATATTCATCGTGAAATTTATAGGTATTCATATCCATCACCTCCTAAAAATAGGTGTGTTAAAAGATTAATTTATGGAATAATTAAAATCCCAAAATTAGAATTCGCGTTGATATTTTTCTAAAATATCAACCAGATTCACCTGACATTGCAGGGGAAGTAAATCGATTAATGCTAGTTCCCTTCTCCCGCCACCTATCTTTACAGGTATAGATTCCAAAACTTTAGTTACGCTGTCTTCATTGACAGCGTTAGAAGTAATTAAAGGATATAACTGCTCGGCGACAACAGTATGTAATTTGGCATCAGATAAATAAAGATGCCACTTGGCAATATCTATATAGACATTTTCGCCAATTTCCGCTGCTAGGGCTTCTAGTAATTCTGCTGTGTTAGTCTTAGCCATAAAAATCACCCTATATTAAGAAAGAGTGCCAGATTTTAGCCTATATAACCATTATCGCTCAATTACTCAAGCTAAATCTACTCCCGCAGGTTACATAAGCCCTAGCATGAATTGTCCATCTTCAGGTGGATTTAGGCGGTGTGGATGAATAGTTAGCGATCGCTGCAATATAAACTAGATGCACCAATAAAACTATTCCCCAGGCTGTGGTCAATAACGGTAGCCACTGCCAATCTGTTGTTTTCAAAATATGAAAAAACCAAAGACCAGAATTAATTGTGGCAGCTACAGCGACATGGACAGCAAAATTCATTCGGTCATCTAACCTGCGAAATTCGGGGTCACTGCGATCGGGTTTGCGAGGCCAACGAGGAGGCATAAATATTTGTTACAAATTTCAATACACTTGATTATTTTAAATTGTTTGGGAGTGTAGTTGCGATCGTCTCGGAAGAATGCCAAGCCGCAACTTTAACTTCAGGCATTTTTGTAAGCAGACTCGATAGTTTTTAATAACTCTGGAATGTCATAAGGTTTGGAAATGAAATGAGCAATTCCCAAGGAAGACGCTAATTCGTCTAGATAACCATGTGCTGTGGCTAACACGATGGCTATTTTTATACCTTGTGCTTGGAGGTGCTTGCATACTTCAACTCCTGTGAGTTTTGGCATTCTATTATCTAAAATTAATAAATCTGGCTGTTCTTTGATCAGTATTTCTAGCGCTTCTTCACCGTTCTTGGCTTCCTTAACTTCCCAACCTTCCTCCTCTAAAAGGAAACTCAGCATCTCTCGACTATCATCGTCATCATCGGCAATTAGTATTTTGCGCTTTCCTGAATTTTTACTGTTCATCTTTCATTCTGGTGATTGGTAGATAAAAAACCTGCGAAGTCGGTGTTGATTGAGAGATATCAAAGACTGAATTCACTATGAAACTAATTTGCGCTAACTCAGAATTAGGAATTTCCTTTACTACTACTTTGACTGTTCTACCTTTACCTGCATGATCAAAAGCTTGGAGAAAATAGTGCAGCAGCTGGCGTAAAAGACTCCTCGGATCAGCTACTACCGTGATTGGTTCGTACCAGTCAGTAACTACTTGTACCTGACGAATTACAGCTTCTGTCGAGAGAAGATCCACTAAATTGGATATATTATCAGTCAATGACACAGGTTGGAGTGTACCAATCTCGAAGGATGCTAAATTGCGCCAAATTTCCGCACGACGACGAAATAGTTGAATTGATTGTTCAGCCTGACGCAGCAATTGTATCGCGTAATCTAAACGGTTAACTGCTACCATCCGCGAAACGACTTCTAGTTTTAAGCGTGCAGCCTGATGTGCTTGGACAATATCTTGACGTAAGTCTTCCAGTGGTCGATATTCGTTGGGGTTAGACTCTAAAACCAGACGAACATCTTTTTCTAAGTTAGCGATTAATAATTCTGCTTCAACTCCGTGAGAAGCGCACAGCAATATCTCTTTCAGGCGTTGTCTAGCATCTGCGCGTCGTAAAGAGATACTCAAAACTCCGATAATGTTCTGTTTGTCATCACGTAAAGGAATTCCCTGACAGGTAAACGGATGGAAGCCATCAATGAAATGCTCTGCACTAATAATTTCTACATAATCTGCTTCTGCTAATGGCGTACCAATACCGTTAGCACCAGCTACAGCCTCCGATAGCAAAGCACCAGGCCCAGGAAAAGGTTCTGGCCCTTGTACAGTCTGTTTGTCACCCACAACATCCAGCACGATCGCTTCACTGTCGCCTAACATGACTGCATGACGATCTGTCCCCGCGGCTTGGGAGAGCATCCGAATATAAGGTGCAGCCACT encodes:
- a CDS encoding tetratricopeptide repeat protein, encoding MAQNWLRITHQDDKIQLSWQRGYESPRFASEVAFQQPFDEENAAELRWYLEDYLKFPYGIFPDNAVKIEQKLQHWGQQLFELVFRSTDKGREFFQEATREGLDNCELGIISDNANVLNLPWELLYSHDYQFLAPSLAGMYRSLSSQGVKAPLPAMPDDQLNILLVIARPYDQQDIGFKTIARPLLAALQPIRQRVNLKVLRPPSLKAFEAELQANKGFYHIVHFDGHGNFDSETQGVLVFEDEQGNEQAVSAREIAQYLTDCRVPIFVLNACKSGQVGEEAFSSVAGQLVKLGAKGVVAMAYSVYAKGAEHFIGRLYGELVRGECIATAVAAGRKSMSIDKMRPSPKGNLALQDWLVPVLYQQEPYTPFVPKKTAPSFADLMAQTDNTPESSKAVGLPDESAYGFIGRDYEILRLERAFRQNHLVLVQGMGGVGKTELAAGFTRWLNDTQGRTGGMFFTSFEQGAGLSQVINQIGRALGGERFSQMMPDKQEDVVRQYLQTNPCLLIWDNFEPVNGFPTGNEPLLSGEERNKLKRFLKELRGGKSWVLITSRGEEAWLDCGYSLINLRGLSQADAQELAAKILQTVGVERKNLPAEYLELLKLLGGHPLSLRVVLPHLKTQTPVQLIEALRRGLDTFRGQEEEGREKSLTVSLDYSFAKLSERTRRHLPFLALFSERVNADWLPLFSASPDNEFGQAYQAVFGENLQKPDWLRILNEAAAAGILEYLFGETIYKIHPALPWYLRQQLNTMASQEVINKLEKKLLIFYAYLADNYGEKLISNAELATFMLRVEEPNLLQNLRLAEQQQEWAYAQEILQTLGEVYERIGRKPEFKSLQQRALKQIGIHLADAKPKGKDAFDFWIYLRGNEAIEARLSGDLEGAGKVHQEILDELIALNDPSVNDRIAVAYYQLGIVAQEQRQFDVAVDYYKKALKIFEDAGDFYSAAREYHQLGIVAQEQRQFDVAVDYYKKTLKIYEDAGNFYYAATVYHQLGAVAEKQRQFDVAVDYYKKALKIKEDAGDFYSAATDYHQLGNIAYKQRQFDVAVDYYKKALKIKEDAGDFYSAATVYHQLGMVAQEQRQFDVAVDYYNKALKIKEDAGDLYSAAREYHHLGIVAQEQRQFDVAVDYYNKALKIKEDAGDLYSAAREYHQLGMVAQEQRQFDVAVDYYNKALKINEDAGDFYSAAGDYHQLGMIAEEQRQFDVAINYYQKAWEIYEQFRDWRKASQTLGKWARVLEAQENYAEALPIYIRLFAIGLENNQDWIGYVIDALARILQQLGESQFQAIFEATGEEYAEEMYDAIFYFTRRR
- a CDS encoding DUF3181 family protein encodes the protein MAKTNTAELLEALAAEIGENVYIDIAKWHLYLSDAKLHTVVAEQLYPLITSNAVNEDSVTKVLESIPVKIGGGRRELALIDLLPLQCQVNLVDILEKYQREF
- a CDS encoding 2TM domain-containing protein → MPPRWPRKPDRSDPEFRRLDDRMNFAVHVAVAATINSGLWFFHILKTTDWQWLPLLTTAWGIVLLVHLVYIAAIANYSSTPPKST
- a CDS encoding response regulator transcription factor; the protein is MNSKNSGKRKILIADDDDDSREMLSFLLEEEGWEVKEAKNGEEALEILIKEQPDLLILDNRMPKLTGVEVCKHLQAQGIKIAIVLATAHGYLDELASSLGIAHFISKPYDIPELLKTIESAYKNA
- a CDS encoding GAF domain-containing protein — its product is MSPQELDILEARRVYKSTGAIPAKMLRSTIYRAWERSHLQGANSQALQAEKLSILATERLIEQKRTLIQVAAPYIRMLSQAAGTDRHAVMLGDSEAIVLDVVGDKQTVQGPEPFPGPGALLSEAVAGANGIGTPLAEADYVEIISAEHFIDGFHPFTCQGIPLRDDKQNIIGVLSISLRRADARQRLKEILLCASHGVEAELLIANLEKDVRLVLESNPNEYRPLEDLRQDIVQAHQAARLKLEVVSRMVAVNRLDYAIQLLRQAEQSIQLFRRRAEIWRNLASFEIGTLQPVSLTDNISNLVDLLSTEAVIRQVQVVTDWYEPITVVADPRSLLRQLLHYFLQAFDHAGKGRTVKVVVKEIPNSELAQISFIVNSVFDISQSTPTSQVFYLPITRMKDEQ